The genomic window CTATCAGGGTTGTTCCTGAACCTAAGAACAAATCCAGCACAATATCTCCCCGCTTGGAGCTGTTTCTTATGGCTCTGTGCGCTATGGCAACGGGTTTTTGGGTTGGATGGATATAATCGGCTGTATTATCGCGTTTTATCTGCCAAAGGGTAGATTCGTTATTAGGGCCGTACCATTTATGGCTTCCGCCCTTTTCCTTCCAACCATATAAACAAAATTCTGTCTGCTGTTGATAATCACCATAGCCTAAAGCAAAAGTCGGCTTAGCCCAGGTAATTACACAAGAAATGTGAAAGTTTAATTCTGCCAACATAAGATACATCGGCCCAAATTGCTTATGGCCGTTCCAAATATAAATAGCAGCTCCGGGTGATAGGTAAGTTGCTGCATTGGTCAAAATAGTCTTAAGCCATTTCTCGTATTCTTCCTGAGGCATGTTGTCAGAATAAATCCTATCCCATAATTTATGTGTGGCTGGACGTGATTGCTCATTGGGTCTATTTCCGCCGTAATAGTCAACATTGTAAGGTGGGTCTGTGTGAATCAAACCTACTTTTTCATTACCTAAAAGTCTGGCTAAATCTTCAGGCTTAGAAGCATCGCCGCATAAAATTCGGTGATCCCCAAGTTCGATAATATCACCGGGCTTGGTCTTAGGATTTTTGTTATTT from Candidatus Omnitrophota bacterium includes these protein-coding regions:
- a CDS encoding DNA modification methylase is translated as MNIQKIHINQINPAAYNPRIDLKPGDPDYEKLKKSINTFGYVEPLVWNSQTGNLVGGHQRFKVLLEQGVKEVEVSVVDLDPQKEKALNLALNKIRGDWDEEKLGALLDELNKSPDFDVTLTGFDIPEISEILDQLEEAKEDGFDFDGDVKNNKNPKTKPGDIIELGDHRILCGDASKPEDLARLLGNEKVGLIHTDPPYNVDYYGGNRPNEQSRPATHKLWDRIYSDNMPQEEYEKWLKTILTNAATYLSPGAAIYIWNGHKQFGPMYLMLAELNFHISCVITWAKPTFALGYGDYQQQTEFCLYGWKEKGGSHKWYGPNNESTLWQIKRDNTADYIHPTQKPVAIAHRAIRNSSKRGDIVLDLFLGSGTTLIAAESLKRRCFGTEIDPAYCDGIVKRYVGLAGKEKVSKEVLAKYGLA